A single genomic interval of Zingiber officinale cultivar Zhangliang chromosome 4A, Zo_v1.1, whole genome shotgun sequence harbors:
- the LOC121969405 gene encoding probable polygalacturonase yields MELEGHLVFVDLRMNPRAFRLGACFRLRHGSGFHRCDIWPVSVHANSGASSGSFYKWSPLHLHELLDSLSHGLLCFCVFCVVCFFTMELQKRNGVSLPKILATWLLLLAASAGPAECIRENPSFSEQDEGGGGGGAAEEFRYSAASCRTHTASLADFGGVGDGVTSNTAAFGDAVAHLSQFASDGGGMLFVPAGRWLTGPFNLTSSFTLFLHRDAVILATQNVNEWPVIDPLPSYGRGRDHPGGRYSSLIGGSNLTDVIITGDNGTIDGQGATWWSKFHGNKLKYTRGYLIELMHSDQIFITNLTLLNSPAWNIHPVYSSNIVISGITILAPVHSPNTDGINPDSCSNVRIEDCYIVSGDDCVAIKSGWDEYGIAYGMPSQHILVRRLVCVSPTSAVIALGSEMSGGIRDVRAEDITAVNSESGVRIKTAIGRGAYVRDVFVRRMTLDTMKWVFWMTGNYKSHPDDKYDPNAIPVVDGISYSDVTAVNVTMAARLEGIPGAPFTGVCISNVTVALRKARKLPWYCTDVEGVSSGVTPVTCASLADQGTDNGGSGLCPFPTDPAPMEDVQLQECAYVKTS; encoded by the exons ATGGAGCTCGAAGGGCACTTGGTGTTTGTCGACTTGCGAATGAATCCCCGTGCGTTTCGTCTCGGCGCTTGCTTCCGCCTTCGTCACGGGAGTGGATTCCACCGATGCGATATATGGCCCGTGAGCGTGCATGCCAACAGCGGCGCGAGCAGTGGCAGTTTCTATAAATGGTCTCCTCTCCACTTGCATGAGCTACTCGACTCGCTCTCTCACGGCCTCCTCTGTTTCTGTGTTTTCTGTGTTGTGTGTTTTTTTACTATGGAGTTGCAGAAGCGCAATGGCGTCTCACTTCCGAAG ATTCTGGCGACGTGGCTGCTTCTGCTGGCGGCATCCGCCGGCCCGGCGGAATGCATAAGGGAGAATCCCAGCTTCTCCGAACAGGACGAAGGAGGCGGCGGTGGCGGAGCAGCGGAGGAGTTCCGCTACTCCGCCGCCTCCTGCCGGACGCACACGGCTTCGCTGGCCGACTTCGGCGGGGTGGGCGACGGCGTGACCTCCAACACGGCGGCGTTTGGTGACGCTGTCGCCCACCTCAGTCAGTTCGCGTCCGACGGCGGGGGGATGCTCTTCGTCCCCGCCGGACGGTGGCTCACTGGCCCGTTCAACCTCACCAGCTCCTTCACCCTCTTCCTCCACCGCGACGCGGTCATCCTTGCCACCCAA AACGTGAACGAGTGGCCGGTGATTGATCCCCTGCCTTCTTACGGCAGAGGCAGAGATCATCCCGGCGGACGATACAGCAGTCTCATCGGAGGGTCAAATCTCACCGATGTCATCATCACAGGGGACAACGGAACGATCGATGGACAAGGTGCGACGTGGTGGTCCAAGTTCCATGGCAACAAGCTCAAGTACACGCGCGGATACCTCATCGAGCTGATGCACTCCGATCAAATCTTCATCACGAACCTCACGCTGCTGAACTCCCCTGCGTGGAACATCCACCCGGTTTACAGCAGCAACATTGTCATTTCGGGGATCACAATTCTTGCGCCGGTCCACTCGCCGAACACCGACGGGATCAATCCAG ACTCGTGCTCGAACGTGCGGATCGAGGACTGCTACATCGTGTCCGGCGACGACTGCGTGGCGATCAAGAGCGGGTGGGACGAATACGGCATCGCGTACGGCATGCCTAGCCAACACATCCTCGTCCGGCGCCTCGTCTGCGTCTCGCCCACCAGCGCCGTCATCGCCCTCGGCAGCGAGATGTCGGGCGGCATTCGCGACGTGCGCGCCGAGGACATCACCGCCGTCAACTCCGAGTCCGGCGTCCGCATCAAGACCGCAATCGGCCGCGGCGCCTACGTGCGCGACGTCTTCGTCCGCCGCATGACCCTCGACACCATGAAGTGGGTCTTCTGGATGACCGGCAACTACAAGTCGCACCCGGACGACAAGTACGACCCCAACGCCATCCCCGTAGTCGACGGAATCAGCTACAGCGATGTCACGGCGGTGAACGTGACGATGGCGGCGAGACTGGAGGGCATTCCCGGCGCGCCCTTCACCGGCGTCTGTATCTCCAACGTCACCGTCGCGCTGCGGAAGGCGAGGAAGCTTCCGTGGTACTGCACCGACGTGGAGGGGGTGTCAAGCGGGGTGACGCCGGTAACTTGTGCTTCCTTAGCGGATCAGGGTACTGACAACGGCGGCAGCGGCCTGTGCCCGTTCCCGACGGATCCGGCGCCCATGGAGGACGTGCAACTCCAAGAGTGCGCGTATGTAAAAACTAGCTAG
- the LOC121969406 gene encoding uncharacterized protein LOC121969406: protein MDVRRIGWLCALFLASTYCLQARGESSGSVVFLDGSSQKYIRASGQEVTGKVNSLSMHEVAATLSVLLGFAPSSSLLPDSADEINKILLPNPFDRPHAIYMMQISGIEEPLKSAGYMNNQNGNVFTSRISGSSKVTLELPGEDEVSVVPLNDPLDPECDAACLDKELTKLATWMGGSYVGTILSLDGKLLVPLSSSRTLSLFVSKKADFQFAVNLVSLIRNVKKAMEIHEDLSGSTVKLSEIMMGHFTGIEALREEYGWGKITQQGVELLHLTLLKLFDMLQVCYEGKIVGVIISNNGPSSESGMLLDMTHGLRIPRLLEEAGSTNSVDSAVLLVRRSLAWITGIILLVSTLIGVYLLLNMPLVRDTLLYSNIKLD, encoded by the exons ATGGATGTCCGCCGTATCGGCTGGCTATGCGCCCTGTTCCTGGCGTCAACGTACTGTCTGCAAGCTAGG GGGGAGAGCAGTGGATCTGTCGTTTTCCTCGATGGGTCTTCACAGAAATATATCAGGGCGAGTGGGCAGGAGGTCACAGGGAAG GTGAACTCACTCTCTATGCATGAAGTTGCTGCGACCCTTTCAGTCTTGCTTGGTTTTGCACCATCTTCCTCACTTCTCCCTGATTCTGCAGATGAG ATAAATAAGATTCTACTTCCCAATCCATTTGACCGGCCTCATGCTATTTACATGATGCAAATTAGTGGAATTGAAG AACCATTGAAGTCTGCTGGATATATGAACAACCAAAATGGAAATGTTTTCACAAGTAGGATTTCTGGTTCAAGCAAGGTTACACTAGAACTTCCAG GTGAAGATGAAGTTTCAGTTGTTCCTCTGAATGATCCTCTGGATCCTGAATGTGATGCTGCTTGTCTTGATAAGGAACTCACTAAACTc GCAACTTGGATGGGAGGATCATATGTTGGCACCATACTATCACTAGACGGAAAGCTCCTTGTTCCTTTATCCAGTAGTAGAACTTTAAGTCTGTTTGTTTCGAAG AAAGCAGACTTTCAGTTTGCAGTCAACCTTGTTTCTTTGATTAGAAACGTTAAGAAGGCCATGGAGATTCATGAGGATTTATCAGGAAGCACTGTTAAACTTTCAGAAATCATGATGGGACACTTCACTGGAATCGAG GCTCTTAGAGAGGAATACGGTTGGGGGAAAATTACTCAACAGGGTGTGGAACTGCTTCACCTAACACTTCTAAAGTTGTTTGACATGTTACAAGTGTGCTATGAAG ggaagattgttggagttATCATCTCAAACAATGGCCCTTCTTCAGAGTCAGGGATGTTGTTGGATATGACCCATGGCCTACGAATTCCAAGATTGTTAGAAGAAGCAGGGTCAACTAATTCAGTTGACTCAGCGGTGCTGCTGGTCAGGCGTAGCTTGGCCTGGATAACTGGAATTATCCTACTTGTGTCGACTCTCATTGGG GTCTACTTATTACTGAACATGCCACTCGTAAGGGACACTCTTCTTTACTCCAATATCAAGTTAGATTGA
- the LOC121969408 gene encoding uncharacterized protein LOC121969408 — translation MMFPGGAPPGDHQETLPLPPLPSPSLSPPSLPPRALLHPSYSSTLSALAPPFTLDHVSPTPPLAPQLPPHPPDSLLFPDFPTSRLLPHNDVAESLPSRFGSATPCDPNSGRRVRVQSLVGTNGPTFYSEFAAPSRTGSAADVEPYYAHYYPDSQRWALDDPFGSSSAYSKLTAALLIKPVDEEAKRVKRTNEVPLTEVTEPPFSYKVPSFQEDSLLAYHTSTSQLPPHNTAAEMLPSGSVSTPFGHSYYAHYHHVSELQALIDSCGTSLAHSELGPAQWNKPSLEEMGRVKHADGVTRMGPNSSHTLSFQEGKEQFGSRSIEWLLDDHPPEKYEQDNASSYTIFNPQLSTAATGSTSAMGLHDTYISNSAYDRYMAQLDSCSMYPIIFYSSTACSTSTESYAPSNSTTSTNINPTLSSVKVHHEVLHKVDDPSVIPSRSKEVNLHKNMDPKEGYDERIWEDYNTTNSNVLPASSIRDSLPNHNHATENPSNLPSMLTSKLRLGNVVIADSSPSKCNSLDLNKSTKSSSEAFDQLNLAVDSPCWKGAPASQQFPFTIDETLAVEYESFKNDSCHEHNQILGVGNSNNSAEQVGNLNFDDIKISPVSEQSECSPAVSSSIQQISEGAERKLSGGRKDQENEIWFDYTPREQTRQTNEAEKTANVQNVFPAKFVETESNTASNFLPAKGVNENIDTLSGPPLKRMEELVKLIHGSSVELLSTNSSWSKELKPHDYKLLYAAINNIALLLKDKEVLAMDLIMDIVGFCHCSSVRIACSCIKCLKTRELKRNNNIQNCNVKGMTLSGCNFSNDEFDNFVVKGGDAYLSKVVKRMTQTIENALSQSFTETDESRQASLYKNLWLQAEVLACRLKQELLIAQLKTESESYKPPQSNISSSLHSPRDLKVQDSPLKPKDIEGITEQESQFSATANHESSKVEDVESSVMARFKILKDRDNNSVYRSTEAEYILDQESAARHTGYEDASQMLPGPLNGSLIQSYMAHKQGSWPSTTEDYVHKQGSWPFEWEHVMRDDEDESTH, via the exons ATGATGTTCCCCGGCGGTGCGCCTCCCGGCGACCACCAGGAGACGCTGCCACTCCCTCCCCTTCCATCTCCCTCACTCTCTCCCCCTTCACTGCCGCCGCGGGCTCTGCTGCACCCCTCTTATTCTTCCACCCTCTCGGCGCTGGCTCCCCCCTTCACCCTCGATCACGTTTCTCCCACCCCGCCTCTGGCGCCTCAGCTACCCCCGCACCCTCCCGACTCTCTATTATTCCCCGATTTCCCCACCTCACGATTGCTCCCGCACAACGACGTCGCAGAATCTCTCCCATCCCGGTTCGGTAGCGCCACCCCTTGTGATCCCAACTCGGGACGCCGGGTGCGGGTGCAGTCGCTCGTCGGGACCAATGGGCCAACTTTCTATTCTGAATTTGCGGCACCATCCCGGACCGGTAGCGCCGCCGACGTTGAACCCTACTACGCCCACTACTATCCTGACTCGCAACGATGGGCGCTCGATGATCCCTTTGGGTCCTCATCGGCCTATTCTAAACTTACCGCTGCCCTGCTGATTAAGCCAGTCGATGAGGAGGCAAAGCGAGTAAAGCGTACTAACGAGGTGCCATTGACAGAAGTCACAGAACCACCTTTTAGCTACAAGGTGCCATCTTTTCAGGAAG ACTCTCTCCTTGCTTATCACACCTCCACCTCTCAATTGCCTCCCCACAACACTGCAGCAGAGATGCTTCCATCTGGATCTGTTAGCACACCCTTTGGTCATTCCTACTATGCGCACTACCATCACGTCTCTGAACTGCAAGCGCTAATTGATTCCTGTGGGACCTCATTGGCCCATTCTGAACTTGGGCCTGCGCAGTGGAATAAGCCATCCCTGGAGGAGATGGGGAGAGTAAAGCATGCTGATGGGGTGACAAGGATGGGACCCAATTCTAGTCACACACTATCTTTTCAGGAAG GAAAAGAACAATTTGGATCCCGAAGCATTGAATGGCTACTGGATGACCACCCACCAGAAAAATATGAGCAAGACAATGCATCCTCTTATACAATTTTCAACCCTCAATTGTCAACTGCTGCAACTGGCTCAACTTCTGCAATGGGATTACATGATACTTATATTTCAAACTCTGCTTATGACCGTTACATGGCACAACTTGATTCATGCTCTATGTATCCAATAATTTTCTATTCATCTACCGCATGCTCCACGTCAACTGAATCATATGCGCCGTCAAATTCCACAACTAGTACAAACATCAACCCAACATTGTCATCTGTGAAGGTTCATCATGAAGTGCTACATAAGGTAGATGATCCATCAGTTATACCCTCTAGGTCAAAGGAGGTTAATCTCCATAAAAACATGGATCCAAAAGAGGGATATGATGAGAGGATTTGGGAAGACTACAACACAACAAATTCTAATGTCTTACCTGCATCTTCTATAAGGGATTCACTTCCCAATCATAATCATGCTACAGAAAACCCTTCAAATCTTCCTTCCATGTTGACTTCCAAGTTGAGGTTAGGAAATGTGGTGATTGCTGATTCTTCTCCATCTAAGTGCAATTCCTTAGATCTGAATAAATCCACCAAGAGTTCTTCAGAAGCATTTGATCAGCTTAATCTTGCTGTTGACTCACCATGTTGGAAAGGTGCTCCAGCATCACAACAGTTCCCATTTACCATTGACGAAACGCTAGCTGTAGAATATGAATCATTCAAGAATGATTCATGTCATGAACATAACCAAATTCTTGGTGTTGGAAACTCAAATAATTCTGCAGAACAAGTTGGAAACTTGAATTTTGATGACATTAAGATAAGTCCTGTTTCAGAACAGTCAGAATGCTCACCAGCTGTTTCATCAAGCATACAACAGATTTCTGAAGGTGCAGAGAGAAAATTGTCTGGCGgtagaaaagatcaagaaaatgaGATTTGGTTTGACTATACCCCTAGGGAACAAACAAGGCAAACCAACGAAGCAGAGAAAACGGCCAATGTACAAAATGTTTTTCCTGCAAAATTTGTTGAAACGGAAAGCAATACTGCAAGCAATTTTCTACCTGCAAAGGGCGTTAACGAGAACATCGACACTCTTAGCG GCCCACCGCTGAAAAGAATGGAGGAGCTCGTTAAATTAATACATGGTTCTTCAGTGGAACTGTTATCTACCAACTCTAGCTGGAGCAAAGAATTGAAACCACATGATTACAAACTTCTCTATGCAGCCATTAACAATATCGCATTGCTCCTCAAAGACAAGGAGGTACTTGCCATGGACTTGATTATG GATATTGTTGGTTTTTGTCATTGTTCAAGTGTAAGGATTGCTTGTTCCTGCATTAAATGTTTAAAAACCAGAGAGCTAAAGAGGAATAACAACATCCAAAATTGCAACGTGAAGGGAATGACACTGTCCGGATGCAATTTTTCTAATGATGAGTTTGACAATTTTGTGGTCAAGGGAGGTGATGCATATCTCAGCAAAGTTGTCAAGAGAATGACACAG ACAATTGAGAATGCACTATCACAAAGTTTTACCGAAACTGATGAAAGCAGACAAGCATCGTTGTACAAGAATCTCTGGCTACAAGCAGAAGTTTTGGCCTGTAGATTAAAGCAAGAACTTCTAATTGCTCAACTGAAGACTGAATCAGAAAGCT aTAAGCCTCCACAATCCAACATATCTTCAAGTCTGCACTCTCCACGTGACCTCAAGGTGCAAGATTCACCTTTGAAGCCCAAAGATATTGAAGGCATAACAGAACAAGAAAGTCAATTCAGTGCAACAGCAAACCATGAATCAAGCAAGGTGGAGGATGTCGAATCATCTGTCATGGCTCGATTTAAGATTCTTAAAGATCGAGACAACAACTCTGTTTACAGAAGCACCGAAGCAGAGTACATTCTTGACCAAGAGAGTGCTGCAAGGCACACAG GATATGAAGATGCAAGCCAAATGTTACCAGGCCCTTTGAATGGATCACTGATCCAGTCCTACATGGCACACAAGCAAGGGAGTTGGCCTAGTACAACTGAGGATTATGTACACAAGCAAGGGAGTTGGCCCTTTGAGTGGGAGCATGTGATGAGGGACGATGAAGATGAATCCACACATTAG
- the LOC121969410 gene encoding UMP-CMP kinase 4-like, translating to MGTMVDSSKDATVSFPGDKKITVVFVLGGPGSGKGTQCAKIVENYGFTHLSAGDLLRAEIKSGSENGTMISNMIKEGKIVPAEVTIDLLKKAMIECGNDRFLIDGFPRNEENRAAFENGTKIEPEFILFFDCPEEEMEHRLLSRNQGRVDDNIETIRKRFRVFVESSLPVIEHYNLKGRVRRVNAAKPIEEVFEDVKAIFAPFHTKV from the exons ATGGGCACAATGGTAGATTCTAGTAAG GATGCTACTGTGAGTTTCCCAGGTGACAAGAAGATCACAGTCGTTTTTGTGCTCG GGGGACCTGGCAGTGGAAAAGGCACACAGTGTGCAAAGATTGTTGAAAATTATGGGTTCACCCATCTCAGTGCTGGAGATCTTCTCCGTGCAGAAATCAAATCCGGCTCTGAAAATGG TACCATGATATCAAACATGATAAAGGAAGGGAAAATTGTCCCTGCTGAGGTTACTATTGATCTTCTGAAGAAGGCTATGATTGAGTGTGGAAATGACAGATTTCTTATTGATGGCTTTCCTAGAAATGAAGAGAACCGAGCTGCTTTTGAAAATGGG ACAAAGATTGAGCCAGAGTTCATACTATTTTTTGATTGTCCAGAAGAAGAGATGGAACATAGACTTCTAAGCCGCAACCAG GGGAGAGTTGATGATAACATTGAGACCATAAGAAAGCGCTTCAGAGTTTTTGTTGAATCCAGTCTACCAGTAATCGAACACTATAACCTGAAGGGCAGGGTTAGAAGG GTAAATGCCGCAAAGCCCATTGAGGAGGTctttgaagatgtgaaggccattTTTGCTCCCTTCCACACCAAA GTTTGA
- the LOC121969411 gene encoding binding partner of ACD11 1-like yields MSVTVRSVKISNVSLSASVQDIKEFFSFSGDIEHVELQSADEWSQIAYVTFRDSQGAETALLLSGATIVDLSVIVTPAPEYQVPTVVSAPEHNEAKATSGSGSVVQKAEDVVTSMLAKGFILGKDAVNKAKTFDEKHSLTSTASSRVASFDKKIGLTEKISMGTSAVNERVKVVDERLKVSETTKSAFTAAEQTISNAGSAIMKNRYVFTGASWVTGAFSKVAKAASDVGAKTKEKVAAEQHQRE; encoded by the exons ATGTCGGTGACT GTAAGGTCAGTGAAAATCAGCAATGTTTCCCTCAGTGCATCAGTGCAAGATATCAAAGAATTCTTCTCCTTTTCTGGGGACATTGAACATGTTGAATTGCAAAG CGCCGATGAGTGGTCTCAAATTGCTTATGTCACCTTCAGAGATTCACAGGGGGCAGAAACAGCTCTCCTTCTTTCT GGAGCAACTATAGTTGATCTCTCTGTTATTGTTACTCCTGCCCCAGAATACCAAGTACCCACAGTTGTTTCAGCTCCAGAG CATAATGAGGCTAAAGCCACaagtggatctggatcagtcgTACAGAAGGCTGAAGATGTCGTCACTTCAATGCTTGCCAAGGGCTTTATCCTGGGCAAAGATGCTGTTAACAAAGCAAAAACTTTCGATGAGAAGCACAGCCTCACATCCACAGCCTCTTCTAGAGTTGCTTCCTTTGACAAGAAAATCGGACTGACTGAGAAGATCAGCATGGGTACTTCAGCTGTCAATGAGAGAGTCAAGGTAGTCGATGAGAGGTTGAAGGTCTCTGAGACGACTAAATCAGCCTTCACTGCAGCTGAACAGACAATAAGCAATGCTGGATCCGCAATCATGAAGAACAGGTATGTCTTTACTGGCGCATCCTGGGTGACCGGCGCATTCAGTAAAGTTGCCAAGGCAGCAAGTGATGTCGGAGCTAAGACGAAAGAGAAAGTTGCCGCAGAGCAGCATCAGAGAGAATGA
- the LOC121973085 gene encoding UPF0047 protein YjbQ-like: MAAKWAQKTVVVPAQRRGCHLITPKIVEEIQQDLSGFKCGLAHLFLQHTSASLTINENYDSDVQSDTETFLNRIVPEGRSAPWKHTLEGE, encoded by the exons ATGGCCGCCAAGTGGGCACAGAAGACCGTCGTCGTCCCTGCTCAGAGGCGCGGATGCCATCTCATCACCCCCAAG ATTGTTGAAGAGATACAACAAGATTTGTCGGGCTTCAAATGCGGCCTTGCTCATCTTTTCC TGCAGCATACAAGTGCTTCTCTCACCATAAATGAGAATTATGACTCTGATGTTCAGAGCGACACTGAAACATTTCTGAATCGGATTGTGCCAGAG GGTCGATCTGCACCGTGGAAGCACACATTGGAAGGTGAGTAA